The stretch of DNA GCCGTAGCCGGCGTCGACGTCCTCGACTGCGAGCAACGGTTCGGCGCTCATTCGGTCATCCCTCCGAGATAGGCGTCCTGAACGTCCTGGTTCGCGGCGATCTCGTCGGGCGTTCCCTCCGCGAGGATCTCGCCGCGGTTCAACACGGTGATACGATCGGAGAGTTCCATCACGAGTTCGATGTCGTGTTCGACGAGCAACAGCGTCTGATCGACCAGCACCTCCTCGAGCAGGTCGATCGTCTCCTGTGTTTCCTCGGCGCTCATCCCGGCCGTCGGCTCGTCGAACAACACGAGATCGGGGTCGGTCGCCAGCACGACGCCGATCTCGAGGCGACGCTTGTCGCCGTACGCGAGTGCGTCGGCCTGCTCGTCGGCGACGTCCTCGAGGCCGACGCGGGCGAGGACCTTGTCGGTTCGGTCGTTCATCCGGTCGTAGCGATCGGTCGGCTTGAACAGCGACTCGAGGAAGTTGTACTCGTCCCGATCGATCGACTGGGCGGCCAGCCTGACGTTCTCGCGGACGGTCAGCCCGCCGAATATATTGGATATCTGGAACGAGCGGCCGATTCCGCGGCGAACCCGCTCGGGTGGCGAGAGGGCAGTGATCTCCTCGCCGTCGAAGTAGATATTGCCCTCTGTGGCGGGTAGTGCGCCAGTGACGAGGTTGAACAGCGTCGTCTTCCCCGCCCCGTTCGGGCCGATGATGCTCCGGAACTCGCCGCGTTCGACCTCGAGGTCGACGCGGTCGGTCGCGACGAACTGGCCGAACTTCTTGACCAGTCCGTCGGTCCGGAGGATCGTTTCGCCTGCGGTCCGTCGGTTGGATTCTGTGGTTTGCGTGGCCATCAGTCGTCACCTCGAACGGTCGATTCGTCGGGAGTCGGTTCGGGGCCCGGGCCGGAGCCACCCAGGTACGGCTCGAACTGGGCGGGCAGCGACACCAGCCCGCGCGGGAGGAAGATCACGAACAGGACGAAGATCGTCCCGAGCACCAGCCGCCACCGCTCGGTGAACCCGGTGAGGACCTCCTCGAGGCCGAAGAACACGCCCGAGCCGATGATCGGTCCGTACAGCGTGCCCATGCCGCCGAGGATGACCATCACGATCACTTCCCCGGAGTGGAGCCAGTACGCGAACGACGGCGTGGC from Natronobacterium texcoconense encodes:
- a CDS encoding ABC transporter ATP-binding protein encodes the protein MATQTTESNRRTAGETILRTDGLVKKFGQFVATDRVDLEVERGEFRSIIGPNGAGKTTLFNLVTGALPATEGNIYFDGEEITALSPPERVRRGIGRSFQISNIFGGLTVRENVRLAAQSIDRDEYNFLESLFKPTDRYDRMNDRTDKVLARVGLEDVADEQADALAYGDKRRLEIGVVLATDPDLVLFDEPTAGMSAEETQETIDLLEEVLVDQTLLLVEHDIELVMELSDRITVLNRGEILAEGTPDEIAANQDVQDAYLGGMTE